In the Brevundimonas mediterranea genome, TCACCAGGACCTTGGTATGGCCGAAGGTGATCAGGCACGAGCCCTCGGCGTAGCGGTTGACGCCGGTCTCGATGGTCACGGGACGCAGTTGATCGTCGGTGCGTTGCGAATGGCGCATTGAGATGAGTCCTTGGAAGCGGGGGCTGCGGTGCTTATCCTGAAACCGTGAGCCTGTATGCCCCCAAAACTCCGCCCTTCGACGGCGCCCAGTCCTTTGCGGGGCTGGCGGGTCTGGATGCGCGCGCACGCGACATCTTCCGGCGCATCGTCGAATCCTATCTGGAGACGGGCGAGCCGGTGGGATCGCGCACCCTGTCGCTGGGCGGGATCGCCCTGTCGCCGGCCTCGATCCGCAATACGATGCAGGACCTGACCCTGGCCGGGCTGCTGGCTGCGCCCCATACATCGGCGGGGCGGATCCCCACCCATGCGGGCCTGCGCCTGTTCGTCGACGGCCTGCTGGAGGTCGGCGACCTGACGAAGGAGGAGCGGCGCGAGATCGACGGCCGGCTGGCCGGGCGCAGCCGCAACTTCGAATCCGCCCTGGACGAGGCGTCGAACCTGTTGTCGGGCCTGGCGGGCGGCGCGGGCGTGGTGTCCAGCCCGGTGCGCGAGTCCGGCGTCAAACATGTGGAGTTCGTCGCCCTGGGCGGGGATCAGGCCCTGGCGGTCATCGTCGCCGACGACGGCACGGTCGAGAACCGGATCATGACCCTGGCGGCCGGGGTCACGCCCTCCACCCTGGTGGAGGCCTCCAACTTCCTCAACGCCCGCCTGCGCGGCCGGCCCTTCGCCGACGCCAAGCGCGAGATGACCCAGGAACTGGAGATCGCGCGGCGCGAACTGGACCAGACCGCCGCCCGCCTGGTCGAGGACGGATTCGCCGCCTGGTCCGGCGGCCCGGACCGCGAGCGCGCCCTGATCGTGCGGGGCCGCGCCAATCTGTTGCAGGACGGCGAGGGCCTGGCGGATCTGGAGCGGGTGCGGGTCCTGTTCGACGACCTGGAGCAGAAGGAACAGCTGATCGGCCTGCTGGACGGGGTGGATGCGGCGCAGGGGGTGCGAATTTTCATCGGCGCCGAAACGCGGTTGTTTTCACTTTCGGGTTCCGCCGTGATCGCGGCGCCCTATATGAGCGGCCGACAGCGGGTCCTGGGCGCCATCGGCGTCATAGGCCCCGCAAGATTGAACTACGCCCGTGTCATCCCGTTGGTGGACTATACCGCCCGGGTGCTGGGCCGGATGCTGGACGGGAACGACAAGTGAGCGACAAGCCCCTTAACGACGACTTCAACGAACTGGACGCCGATATGGCGGAAACCAACGCCGAACACGGCCTGGACGCCGATCCCTCGGACAATCTCGCGCCGC is a window encoding:
- the hrcA gene encoding heat-inducible transcriptional repressor HrcA gives rise to the protein MYAPKTPPFDGAQSFAGLAGLDARARDIFRRIVESYLETGEPVGSRTLSLGGIALSPASIRNTMQDLTLAGLLAAPHTSAGRIPTHAGLRLFVDGLLEVGDLTKEERREIDGRLAGRSRNFESALDEASNLLSGLAGGAGVVSSPVRESGVKHVEFVALGGDQALAVIVADDGTVENRIMTLAAGVTPSTLVEASNFLNARLRGRPFADAKREMTQELEIARRELDQTAARLVEDGFAAWSGGPDRERALIVRGRANLLQDGEGLADLERVRVLFDDLEQKEQLIGLLDGVDAAQGVRIFIGAETRLFSLSGSAVIAAPYMSGRQRVLGAIGVIGPARLNYARVIPLVDYTARVLGRMLDGNDK